GGCTGATTCCAGATGGCCGGGTTCTCCAGCTCGCGCCTGACCTCCGCCAGACGCTCGCACTTCACGTCGTAGTCAAAGATACCTCCGCAGATCGCCGAGGCGTTCGCGCATGGACTTGATCTGATTCAGTGTGGCACCGGTCTCTATCATGGCCCGATCTTACTTGAGACGCTCCAGGATGGCTCGTTTGACGTGATCCAGTTGCGCCTCGATCTGGCGGACGGCGCCGGCGCTCTGCTTGATGGCGATGTCCGGGTCCTTGAGCCCATGCCCGGTCAGGGTGCAGACCACGGTGCTGCCGGCCGGGATCTTGCCGCGCTGGATGTCGCGGAGCGCCCCGGCCAGCGACGCCGCCGAGGCCGGCTCGCAAAATACGCCCTCGCGCACGGCCAGCAGCTTCTGTGCGGCGAGGATCTCCTCGTCCGTGCATTCGTCGAACCAGCCTTCGGATTCCTTCTGCACCTGCCAGGCCTGCGTCCAGCTCTGCGGATGGCCGATGCGGATGGCGGTGGCCACCGTCTCCGGATTGTCCACCATGTGGCCGCGCAGGAACGGCGCCGCCCCGCTGGCCTGGTAACCACACATGCGCGGGCGGCCCTTGACGATGCCTTGATCGAAATATTCCCGGTAACCCATCCAGTGCGCGGTGATGTTGCCGGCGTTGCCGACCGGCAGGCAGTGGAAATCCGGCGCGCGCCCCAGTGCCTCGATGATCTCGAAGGCCGCCGTCTTCTGGCCCTGCAACCGGAACGGATTGATTGAATTCACGATGGTCACCGGCGCCTGTTGCGCCACCTGTTTGACCAGTTCCATGCCGGCGTCGAAGTTGCCCTTGATCTGCATGACCACCGAGCCGTGCATCATCGCCTGGGCCAGTTTGCCCATCGCGATCTTGCCCTCCGGGATCAGCACGAAAGCGATAATGCCCGCGCGCGCGGCGTAGGCGGCGGCGGAGGCCGAGGTGTTGCCGGTCGAGGCGCAGATGATGGCGCGCGCGCCCTCCTCCACCGCCTTGGTCACGGCCATGGTCATGCCGCGGTCCTTGAACGAGCCGGAGGGATTGAGCCCCTCGTATTTCACATGGATGTCGGCATCCAGCTTCAGCGAGCGCGGAATGTTGCCGAGGCGGATAAGCGGCGTATTTCCCTCGCCCAGGCTGATGATGCGCGTGTCGTCGCCCACCGGCAGGCGGGCGCGGTAACGTTCAATAAGGCCGGTGTAACGAGTTCTGGAATCCATAATCTTCAATTTATGCGAGTGTTTCGACGCGCAGCCGGACGATGTGCCCCTGCACGGACTGCAGCGATTCCATGTGCTTGATGGCCTCGTTGATGGAATGCTCGATGACGCGCTGGGTGAGGATGATCACCGGCACGTGGCGCTGACCCTCGACGGGTTCCGGCTGCTGGATGGCCTCGATGCTGATGTTGCGGTCAGCGAGTATGCGGGAGATGTCGGCCAGCACGCCGGGGCGATCCAGCGCGGTGATGCGCAGGTAATAGGCGCTCTCGATCTGGTCCATTGCCAGTATGGGCACCTCCGCCACGGCGTCCGGCTGGAAGGCCAGGTGCGGCACGCGGTGCTCGGGCCGCGCGCTCATCGATCGCGCCACATCCACCAGGTCCGCGACCACGGACGAGGCGGTCGGCTGGGCGCCGGCGCCGGCGCCGTAGAACAGCAGCGGCCCGACGGCGTCGCCGCGCACCAGCACGGCGTTCATGACGCCGTCGACATTGGCGATGAGCCGGGTCTCCGGGATCAACGCCGGGTGCACGCGCATCTCGATGCCCTCGGCCGTGCGCCGCGCAATGCCGAGCAGCTTGACGCGGTAGCCCAGCATTCCGGCGTAGGCCACGTCCTCACTGGCGACATTCGTGATCCCCTCGACGTGCACCTTGTCGAACTGCAGCGGAATGCCGAAGGCCAGCGAGGCCAGGATGGTGAGCTTGTGGGCGGCATCGACGCCCTCGATGTCGAAGGTCGGATCGGCCTCGGCATAGCCGCGCTTCTGGGCATCGGCAAGCGCCGCCTTGAACTCGCGGCCGTGGTTGCGCATCTCCGTCAGTATGAAATTGCAGGTGCCGTTGATGATGCCGGCCAGCCATTCGATGCGGTTGGCGGTCAGCGATTCGCGCATGACCTTGATGATGGGGATGCCGCCCGCCACCGCCGCCTCGAAACCCACCATCACGCCGCGCGTGCGGGCGGCGGCGAAAATGGCGTTGCCGTGGGTGGCGAGCAATGCCTTGTTGGCGGTCACCACGTGCTTGCCGTTTTGCAACGCCTTCAGCACCAGGTCCCTGGCGATGGTGCAGCCGCCGATCAGTTCAACAATAACGTCGATGTCCGGATCATTGACGACGGCAAAGGCGTCATCCGTGATCATGATCTTGCCGCCGGTGACTTCGCGGGCGCGCACGAGGTCCTTGTCGGCAACCGTGACAATCTCTATGGGCCGTCCGGCGCGGCGCGTTATCTCCTCGCGGTTGCGCGAGAGCACCTGGAAGGTGCCGCCGCCCACCGTGCCGATGCCAAGCAACCCCACGCGAACCGGTTTCATGATTATGTGCCCTATTATGTGGCCTTGCGCAGCATGTCCTTGATGCCGCGCACCGCCTGGCGGGTGCGGTGTTCGTTCTCGATCAAACCGAAGCGCACGTGGCCGTCGCCATATTCGCCGAAACCGATGCCGGGCGACACCGCCACCCTGGCCTCGGTGATCAGCTTCTTGGTGAATTCAAGGGAGCCCTGTGTCTTGTACGGCTCGGGGATGGGCGCCCACACGAACATGGTGCCGCGCGGTTTCTCCACCTTCCAGCCGGCGGCATTCAGCCCCTCGCACAGCACGTCGCGCCGGCGGCGGTACATGTCGCGGATCTCCGCCACGCACTGCTGCGGACCTTCAAGGGCGGCGATGCCCGCCACCTGCACCGGCGTGAACATGCCGTAATCGAGGTAGGACTTCATGCGCGCCAGCGCCTTGACCAGCACCGGATTGCCGACCATGAAGCCGATGCGCCAGCCGGGCATGTTGTAGCTCTTCGACAGCGTGAAAAATTCGACCGCGATGTCCTTGGCGCCGGGCACCTGCAGGATCGACGGCGCCGTATAGCCGTCGAAGACCAGATCGGCGTAGGCCAGATCCTGCACCACCCAGATGTCGTGCTCGCGGGCGATGGCGATGATCTTCTCGAAGAACGGCAGCTCCACGCATTCCGTGGTCGGGTTGCTCGGGTAGTTCAGCAACAGCACCTTGGGTTTGGGCCAGGAATCGCGGATGGCCTTCTCCAGTTCGGCGAAGAAATCGATGCCCGGTCCGCAGGGCACGTGGCGGATGTCGGCGCCGGCAATGACGAAACCATAGGGATGGATCGGATAGGCCGGATTCGGCACCAGCACGGCGTCGCCGCGATCGACGATGGCCATGGCCAGATGCGCCAGCCCCTCCTTCGATCCGATGGTGACGATGGCCTCGCTCTCCGGATCGAGCGTTACGTTGTAACGGCGCCGGTACCAGTCGCAGATGGCCTTGCGCAGACGCGGGATGCCCTTGGACACCGAATAACGATGGGTGTCGGGTCGCTGGGCGACCTCGATGAGTTTGTCGACGATGTGTTTGGGCGTGGGTTGATCGGGATTGCCCATGCCGAAGTCGATGATGTCCTCGCCGCGCCGGCGTGCCGCCATTTTGAGCTCGCCGACCGTGTTGAACACGTAGGGCGGGAGCCGGTCTATTCTCTGGAATTGCGCCTTCATGATCGCCTGTTTGCACCCATGATGGGGGACATTATGCCGATCCTGCGCCGGCGCCGTCATCGACCACCACAAAAGTGTGGAAAGTTACCGGCGATGGCAACTTGTGTCAAACTTCGGGGGACAAACCCATGGATGTATTAGAATATCCGGCACATGCCGGTGTCGCGCTGTGCGCGGCACCGGTCACCGCGCCAGCATCGTTCCCGACCCATGACTGAAGAGATACTCATCAACGTCACACCGCAGGAGACCCGCGTTGCGCTGGTGGAAAACGGCGCGCTGCAGGAGGTGTTCATCGAACGCGCGCAGCGCCGGGGCTGGGTCGGCAATCTCTATCTCGGCCGGGTGTCGCGGGTGCTGCCCGGCATGGGCGCCGCATTCATCGACGTCGGCCTCGCACGCACCGCCTTCCTGCATATCTCCGACATCACCGGCAATGACGCCGACGATGGCGGCGAGGAAGTCACCATCGAACAAATATTGAAAG
This Gammaproteobacteria bacterium DNA region includes the following protein-coding sequences:
- the thrC gene encoding threonine synthase; the protein is MDSRTRYTGLIERYRARLPVGDDTRIISLGEGNTPLIRLGNIPRSLKLDADIHVKYEGLNPSGSFKDRGMTMAVTKAVEEGARAIICASTGNTSASAAAYAARAGIIAFVLIPEGKIAMGKLAQAMMHGSVVMQIKGNFDAGMELVKQVAQQAPVTIVNSINPFRLQGQKTAAFEIIEALGRAPDFHCLPVGNAGNITAHWMGYREYFDQGIVKGRPRMCGYQASGAAPFLRGHMVDNPETVATAIRIGHPQSWTQAWQVQKESEGWFDECTDEEILAAQKLLAVREGVFCEPASAASLAGALRDIQRGKIPAGSTVVCTLTGHGLKDPDIAIKQSAGAVRQIEAQLDHVKRAILERLK
- a CDS encoding homoserine dehydrogenase; the protein is MKPVRVGLLGIGTVGGGTFQVLSRNREEITRRAGRPIEIVTVADKDLVRAREVTGGKIMITDDAFAVVNDPDIDVIVELIGGCTIARDLVLKALQNGKHVVTANKALLATHGNAIFAAARTRGVMVGFEAAVAGGIPIIKVMRESLTANRIEWLAGIINGTCNFILTEMRNHGREFKAALADAQKRGYAEADPTFDIEGVDAAHKLTILASLAFGIPLQFDKVHVEGITNVASEDVAYAGMLGYRVKLLGIARRTAEGIEMRVHPALIPETRLIANVDGVMNAVLVRGDAVGPLLFYGAGAGAQPTASSVVADLVDVARSMSARPEHRVPHLAFQPDAVAEVPILAMDQIESAYYLRITALDRPGVLADISRILADRNISIEAIQQPEPVEGQRHVPVIILTQRVIEHSINEAIKHMESLQSVQGHIVRLRVETLA
- the alaC gene encoding alanine transaminase; this translates as MKAQFQRIDRLPPYVFNTVGELKMAARRRGEDIIDFGMGNPDQPTPKHIVDKLIEVAQRPDTHRYSVSKGIPRLRKAICDWYRRRYNVTLDPESEAIVTIGSKEGLAHLAMAIVDRGDAVLVPNPAYPIHPYGFVIAGADIRHVPCGPGIDFFAELEKAIRDSWPKPKVLLLNYPSNPTTECVELPFFEKIIAIAREHDIWVVQDLAYADLVFDGYTAPSILQVPGAKDIAVEFFTLSKSYNMPGWRIGFMVGNPVLVKALARMKSYLDYGMFTPVQVAGIAALEGPQQCVAEIRDMYRRRRDVLCEGLNAAGWKVEKPRGTMFVWAPIPEPYKTQGSLEFTKKLITEARVAVSPGIGFGEYGDGHVRFGLIENEHRTRQAVRGIKDMLRKAT